In one Babylonia areolata isolate BAREFJ2019XMU chromosome 14, ASM4173473v1, whole genome shotgun sequence genomic region, the following are encoded:
- the LOC143289857 gene encoding calcium channel flower homolog has translation MGQGQSNAPISTVSNPPQDDGITWWCKIGAKGMCVLGGIGAVIAGLFRCITFTPLCLVAGIMLMLQGFFLILMEAPCCCQFLDFIQPVSRFSERRGPFQKALIYGLPAILPLILCFSVTSAIGCALVFASGGIYGIIALGKKADKETMMTRARGEEVEMKETLIANEQSASVQ, from the exons ATGGGCCAGGGCCAGAGCAATGCCCCCATTTCTACAGTTTCAAATCCACCTCAAGATGACGGAATCACATGGTGGTGTAAAATTGGAGCCAAAGGAATGTGCGTTTTGGGAGGCATTG GGGCCGTCATTGCAGGTCTGTTTCGCTGCATCACATTCACACCCCTGTGCCTGGTTGCTGGAATCATGCTCAT GCTGCAGGGGTTTTTCCTGATTCTGATGGAAGCCCCCTGCTGCTGTCAGTTCCTGGATTTCATTCAGCCCGTGTCACGCTTCAGTGAGCGCCGTGGGCCTTTCCAGAAGGCCCTCATTTATGGCCT ACCAGCGATCCTTCCCCTGatcctgtgtttctctgtgacttCTGCCATTGGCTGCGCCCTGGTCTTTGCCTCTGGCGGCATCTACGGCATTATTGCTTTGGGAAAAAA AGCTGACAAAGAGACCATGATGACACGAGCgcggggagaggaggtggagatgaaGGAGACGCTGATCGCTAACGAGCAGTCGGCCTCCGTGCAATAA